Part of the Candidatus Chlorohelix allophototropha genome, GTCCAAGACCTGAGCGTTATTGTGCTGGTGGTATTATTGCCTGCCCTTGGAGAAAAGGGTGGTGATAATCTAGCCTTGAGCATTGGGCTGGCACTGTTGAAAGGCACTCTATTTTTAGTGGGAGCTTATATCGTAGGCACTCGTTTCATGCCTTGGATAGTACAAAAACTGGTGATGTTGGGAATGCGCGAGATGTTTTTGCTTGGCGTGATAACGATTGCTTTAGGTACGGCAAGTTTAGCCTATTTTCTTGATATCTCCTTCGCATTGGGCGCTTTTGTAGCAGGTTTAATGGTGAGCGGCTCTGAGTCTGCCGGGGATATTCTCACCGAAATCATACCGATACGCGATGTTTTTGCCAGCCTTTTTTTTGTGAGTATCGGCATGTTGATCGACCCTGTTTTTTTGGTAAATAACTTCCCTGAAATTATGCTGTTGGTAATTACAGTGTTGATTGGTAAATGGGCGTTGACCAGCGGAATATTACTTCTGTTCAAACAACCCTTAAAAACCGCAGCTCTAGCCGGTTTATTGCTGGCGCAGGTAGGGGAGTTTTCGTTTGTTTTGGCGCGTATCGGGGTTGATAGCCGGGCAATTAACAGCCGGGTTGAATCCTTGCTACTTTCGGCAGCGCTGGTTACTATTATTGCGAATCCGCTTTTATTGCAGTTCTTTCCCACTTTAACCCTTTGGCTAACCCAACTCCGTACCCGCTTGTTCAGGCTGTTGGGTAAAGCTGTTCCAGGTTATGCTAATGCCGGGGTGTCCTTACCGGTTTCGTTGCGTCCACTAGTCGAAGAGAAAGAAGCTGGCGAGATGCTTTATACCCGACGCGGGCTTAGAGGTCAGACCGAGCGTTGGCCCTACAAAAAGCATGTGGTGGTGTGCGGTTATGGACGGGTAGGTCAGCAATTGGTGGATGCATGTATGCGCCGGAATTTCGACGTGGTAGTGATTGAGTATAACCCACGCAGGCTGGAACTGGCTCGCAAACGTGGTATTATCGGCTTATTTGGCGACGCATCGGTTGAGGTAACTCTTAAACAGGCAAATATAACTGAAGCTAAGGTGCTTGCTATAACTGTGCCAGATG contains:
- a CDS encoding cation:proton antiporter — protein: MGWIAGIIQATDSGSNYNLITALVLAVIAAVVGGLVAAWLKQPLIIGYLLGGVFIGPYTPGPALVVSDVEVLAEIGVALLMFALGTEFSLQELRHIGKTAVLGGIFQISLTILLGIPVGMLLGLNLSSSIFLGGLLAISSSIVILKILMGRGEMESLHGKVALGLGIVQDLSVIVLVVLLPALGEKGGDNLALSIGLALLKGTLFLVGAYIVGTRFMPWIVQKLVMLGMREMFLLGVITIALGTASLAYFLDISFALGAFVAGLMVSGSESAGDILTEIIPIRDVFASLFFVSIGMLIDPVFLVNNFPEIMLLVITVLIGKWALTSGILLLFKQPLKTAALAGLLLAQVGEFSFVLARIGVDSRAINSRVESLLLSAALVTIIANPLLLQFFPTLTLWLTQLRTRLFRLLGKAVPGYANAGVSLPVSLRPLVEEKEAGEMLYTRRGLRGQTERWPYKKHVVVCGYGRVGQQLVDACMRRNFDVVVIEYNPRRLELARKRGIIGLFGDASVEVTLKQANITEAKVLAITVPDAIVAEAASRAGRAMNPQLEIITRATEQKTIEMLKNSGADEVIQPEFEASLEFIRRTAKLYGVSGVELQALINGRRARFYGRKDM